One Siniperca chuatsi isolate FFG_IHB_CAS linkage group LG3, ASM2008510v1, whole genome shotgun sequence genomic region harbors:
- the LOC122873443 gene encoding E3 ubiquitin/ISG15 ligase TRIM25-like isoform X2 gives MAQANISVTESQFRCPVCLDILKDPVSTPCGHTYCMSCINNYWDQADSGQYSCPQCRETFSPRPVLRRNTVLAEVVDKLKLSEMVTAPELYLGGVGEVPCDFCPAESKLRALKSCLVCLASFCELHVLPHREVGTLRRHKLVSAVECLAERLCAQHRLGLEPAGSGSEVEWSGDCPLCEADQEEVHNVDAQRARRQLQLQESQRMVQGRTRSGERELEEFQQNLESLKVSASAVLEDSEALFADMALRLEKTKAEVRARLEAKERAVVGRAERDMEMLEKDLEELRRRDEEISRLLQTEDNAHFIQAAPLLCVPLTTSRHARALKLPTEAFSGARRVLCHLRTRMEEVCREEVDKISRAVNENYVSGGECVKGGRNLSAENSKPQHIQPALSAGQHTTGVPVSFPLSSLSLHPADQRMRAVFLRFSCRLSLDTDTAHPTLVLLEGPQGAHCGEEPQSYPPHPQRFDSVAQVLCREGQFGGANYWEVEWRGGGWVDIGVTYRGIGRKGGGKPCLLGRNENSWRLRCTHAGYAAWHDNRKTTVAAPPCPRIGVFLERQKGALSFYSVSDTVVLLHTFRCPFSQPLYPAFRLDLDSTLLICPHEGGNGNPT, from the exons ATGGCCCAGGCGAACATCTCGGTGACGGAGAGTCAGTTCAGGTGTCCCGTCTGCCTGGACATCCTGAAGGACCCTGTGTCCACCCCCTGTGGACACACCTACTGCATGTCGTGTATCAACAACTACTGGGACCAGGCGGATTCGGGCCAGTACAGCTGCCCCCAGTGCCGGGAGACGTTCAGCCCTCGGCCGGTGCTGCGGAGGAACACGGTGCTCGCCGAGGTCGTCGACAAACTCAAGCTGAGCGAGATGGTCACGGCGCCGGAGCTTTACCTGGGGGGAGTCGGTGAAGTGCCGTGCGACTTCTGCCCGGCGGAGAGCAAGCTGAGGGCGCTCAAGTCGTGCCTGGTTTGCCTGGCGTCCTTCTGCGAGCTCCACGTCCTGCCGCACCGGGAGGTTGGCACGCTGCGGCGGCACAAGCTGGTGTCCGCGGTGGAGTGTTTGGCGGAGCGGCTGTGCGCCCAGCACCGCCTGGGTCTGGAGCCCGCGGGGAGCGGCTCCGAGGTGGAGTGGAGCGGGGACTGCCCGCTGTGCGAGGCGGACCAGGAGGAAGTGCACAATGTGGACGCCCAGAGAGCCAGGAGACAG ctccAGCTCCAGGAGTCTCAGAGGATGGTTCAGGGGAGGACAcggagtggagagagagagttggaggAGTTTCAACAAAACTTGGAGTCCCTcaag gtgtcaGCGTCGGCTGTTTTGGAGGACAGCGAAGCTCTGTTTGCAGACATGGCACTCCGCCTGGAGAAAACCAAGGCAGAG GTTCGAGCCAGGCTGGAGGCGAAGGAGCGAGCGGTGGTTGGGAGGGCCGAACGAGACATGGAGATGCTGGAGAAAGAcctggaggagctgaggaggagagacgaggagatcAGTCGGCTTCTGCAAACTGAGGACAACGCCCATTTCATACAG GCGGCTCCTCTGCTGTGCGTCCCTCTCACCACCAGTCGGCACGCCAGAGCCCTCAAGCTGCCCACAGAGGCTTTCAGCGGCGCCAGGAGAGTGCTGTGCCACCTCCGCACCCGCATGGAGGAGGTCTGCAGGGAGGAGGTGGACAAGATCAGCCGCGCAG TTAATGAGAACTACGTGTCTGGTGGAGAGTGTGTAAAAG GTGGCAGAAATCTCAGTGCGGAGAACTCCAAACCGCAGCATATACAACCAGCACTATCAGCAGGGCAACATACCACTGGGG TGCCGGTGTCGTTCCCTCTGTCCTCTTTGTCTCTGCACCCGGCTGATCAGAGGATGAGGGCAGTTTTCCTCAGGT TTTCATGTCGTCTGTCCTTGGACACTGATACAGCCCACCCTACTCTGGTTCTCCTGGAGGGACCCCAGGGTGCCCACTGTGGCGAGGAGCCCCAATCCTACCCCCCTCACCCCCAGCGCTTTGATTCAGTGGCCCAGGTCCTGTGCAGGGAGGGCCAGTTTGGTGGCGCTAACtactgggaggtggagtggagGGGCGGGGGATGGGTCGACATCGGTGTCACCTACCGAGGTATCGGACGCAAAGGTGGAGGAAAACCTTGCCTGCTGGGGCGCAACGAGAACTCTTGGCGGCTGAGGTGTACACACGCTGGATATGCTGCCTGGCATGACAACCGCAAGACCACGGTGGCTGCACCGCCCTGCCCCAGAATCGGCGTGTTCCTGGAACGCCAGAAAGGAGCGTTGTCCTTCTACAGCGTGTCAGACACGGTGGTGCTCCTGCACACCTTTCGTTGCCCATTCTCTCAGCCGCTGTACCCGGCCTTCCGCCTGGACCTAGACTCCACCCTGCTCATCTGCCCCCATGAGGGAGGCAATGGAAACCCAACCTAA
- the LOC122873443 gene encoding E3 ubiquitin/ISG15 ligase TRIM25-like isoform X3, protein MAQANISVTESQFRCPVCLDILKDPVSTPCGHTYCMSCINNYWDQADSGQYSCPQCRETFSPRPVLRRNTVLAEVVDKLKLSEMVTAPELYLGGVGEVPCDFCPAESKLRALKSCLVCLASFCELHVLPHREVGTLRRHKLVSAVECLAERLCAQHRLGLEPAGSGSEVEWSGDCPLCEADQEEVHNVDAQRARRQLQLQESQRMVQGRTRSGERELEEFQQNLESLKVSASAVLEDSEALFADMALRLEKTKAEVRARLEAKERAVVGRAERDMEMLEKDLEELRRRDEEISRLLQTEDNAHFIQAAPLLCVPLTTSRHARALKLPTEAFSGARRVLCHLRTRMEEVCREEVDKISRAVNENYVSGGECVKAVPVSFPLSSLSLHPADQRMRAVFLRFSCRLSLDTDTAHPTLVLLEGPQGAHCGEEPQSYPPHPQRFDSVAQVLCREGQFGGANYWEVEWRGGGWVDIGVTYRGIGRKGGGKPCLLGRNENSWRLRCTHAGYAAWHDNRKTTVAAPPCPRIGVFLERQKGALSFYSVSDTVVLLHTFRCPFSQPLYPAFRLDLDSTLLICPHEGGNGNPT, encoded by the exons ATGGCCCAGGCGAACATCTCGGTGACGGAGAGTCAGTTCAGGTGTCCCGTCTGCCTGGACATCCTGAAGGACCCTGTGTCCACCCCCTGTGGACACACCTACTGCATGTCGTGTATCAACAACTACTGGGACCAGGCGGATTCGGGCCAGTACAGCTGCCCCCAGTGCCGGGAGACGTTCAGCCCTCGGCCGGTGCTGCGGAGGAACACGGTGCTCGCCGAGGTCGTCGACAAACTCAAGCTGAGCGAGATGGTCACGGCGCCGGAGCTTTACCTGGGGGGAGTCGGTGAAGTGCCGTGCGACTTCTGCCCGGCGGAGAGCAAGCTGAGGGCGCTCAAGTCGTGCCTGGTTTGCCTGGCGTCCTTCTGCGAGCTCCACGTCCTGCCGCACCGGGAGGTTGGCACGCTGCGGCGGCACAAGCTGGTGTCCGCGGTGGAGTGTTTGGCGGAGCGGCTGTGCGCCCAGCACCGCCTGGGTCTGGAGCCCGCGGGGAGCGGCTCCGAGGTGGAGTGGAGCGGGGACTGCCCGCTGTGCGAGGCGGACCAGGAGGAAGTGCACAATGTGGACGCCCAGAGAGCCAGGAGACAG ctccAGCTCCAGGAGTCTCAGAGGATGGTTCAGGGGAGGACAcggagtggagagagagagttggaggAGTTTCAACAAAACTTGGAGTCCCTcaag gtgtcaGCGTCGGCTGTTTTGGAGGACAGCGAAGCTCTGTTTGCAGACATGGCACTCCGCCTGGAGAAAACCAAGGCAGAG GTTCGAGCCAGGCTGGAGGCGAAGGAGCGAGCGGTGGTTGGGAGGGCCGAACGAGACATGGAGATGCTGGAGAAAGAcctggaggagctgaggaggagagacgaggagatcAGTCGGCTTCTGCAAACTGAGGACAACGCCCATTTCATACAG GCGGCTCCTCTGCTGTGCGTCCCTCTCACCACCAGTCGGCACGCCAGAGCCCTCAAGCTGCCCACAGAGGCTTTCAGCGGCGCCAGGAGAGTGCTGTGCCACCTCCGCACCCGCATGGAGGAGGTCTGCAGGGAGGAGGTGGACAAGATCAGCCGCGCAG TTAATGAGAACTACGTGTCTGGTGGAGAGTGTGTAAAAG CAGTGCCGGTGTCGTTCCCTCTGTCCTCTTTGTCTCTGCACCCGGCTGATCAGAGGATGAGGGCAGTTTTCCTCAGGT TTTCATGTCGTCTGTCCTTGGACACTGATACAGCCCACCCTACTCTGGTTCTCCTGGAGGGACCCCAGGGTGCCCACTGTGGCGAGGAGCCCCAATCCTACCCCCCTCACCCCCAGCGCTTTGATTCAGTGGCCCAGGTCCTGTGCAGGGAGGGCCAGTTTGGTGGCGCTAACtactgggaggtggagtggagGGGCGGGGGATGGGTCGACATCGGTGTCACCTACCGAGGTATCGGACGCAAAGGTGGAGGAAAACCTTGCCTGCTGGGGCGCAACGAGAACTCTTGGCGGCTGAGGTGTACACACGCTGGATATGCTGCCTGGCATGACAACCGCAAGACCACGGTGGCTGCACCGCCCTGCCCCAGAATCGGCGTGTTCCTGGAACGCCAGAAAGGAGCGTTGTCCTTCTACAGCGTGTCAGACACGGTGGTGCTCCTGCACACCTTTCGTTGCCCATTCTCTCAGCCGCTGTACCCGGCCTTCCGCCTGGACCTAGACTCCACCCTGCTCATCTGCCCCCATGAGGGAGGCAATGGAAACCCAACCTAA
- the LOC122873443 gene encoding E3 ubiquitin/ISG15 ligase TRIM25-like isoform X4, protein MAQANISVTESQFRCPVCLDILKDPVSTPCGHTYCMSCINNYWDQADSGQYSCPQCRETFSPRPVLRRNTVLAEVVDKLKLSEMVTAPELYLGGVGEVPCDFCPAESKLRALKSCLVCLASFCELHVLPHREVGTLRRHKLVSAVECLAERLCAQHRLGLEPAGSGSEVEWSGDCPLCEADQEEVHNVDAQRARRQLQLQESQRMVQGRTRSGERELEEFQQNLESLKVSASAVLEDSEALFADMALRLEKTKAEVRARLEAKERAVVGRAERDMEMLEKDLEELRRRDEEISRLLQTEDNAHFIQAAPLLCVPLTTSRHARALKLPTEAFSGARRVLCHLRTRMEEVCREEVDKISRAVNENYVSGGECVKVPVSFPLSSLSLHPADQRMRAVFLRFSCRLSLDTDTAHPTLVLLEGPQGAHCGEEPQSYPPHPQRFDSVAQVLCREGQFGGANYWEVEWRGGGWVDIGVTYRGIGRKGGGKPCLLGRNENSWRLRCTHAGYAAWHDNRKTTVAAPPCPRIGVFLERQKGALSFYSVSDTVVLLHTFRCPFSQPLYPAFRLDLDSTLLICPHEGGNGNPT, encoded by the exons ATGGCCCAGGCGAACATCTCGGTGACGGAGAGTCAGTTCAGGTGTCCCGTCTGCCTGGACATCCTGAAGGACCCTGTGTCCACCCCCTGTGGACACACCTACTGCATGTCGTGTATCAACAACTACTGGGACCAGGCGGATTCGGGCCAGTACAGCTGCCCCCAGTGCCGGGAGACGTTCAGCCCTCGGCCGGTGCTGCGGAGGAACACGGTGCTCGCCGAGGTCGTCGACAAACTCAAGCTGAGCGAGATGGTCACGGCGCCGGAGCTTTACCTGGGGGGAGTCGGTGAAGTGCCGTGCGACTTCTGCCCGGCGGAGAGCAAGCTGAGGGCGCTCAAGTCGTGCCTGGTTTGCCTGGCGTCCTTCTGCGAGCTCCACGTCCTGCCGCACCGGGAGGTTGGCACGCTGCGGCGGCACAAGCTGGTGTCCGCGGTGGAGTGTTTGGCGGAGCGGCTGTGCGCCCAGCACCGCCTGGGTCTGGAGCCCGCGGGGAGCGGCTCCGAGGTGGAGTGGAGCGGGGACTGCCCGCTGTGCGAGGCGGACCAGGAGGAAGTGCACAATGTGGACGCCCAGAGAGCCAGGAGACAG ctccAGCTCCAGGAGTCTCAGAGGATGGTTCAGGGGAGGACAcggagtggagagagagagttggaggAGTTTCAACAAAACTTGGAGTCCCTcaag gtgtcaGCGTCGGCTGTTTTGGAGGACAGCGAAGCTCTGTTTGCAGACATGGCACTCCGCCTGGAGAAAACCAAGGCAGAG GTTCGAGCCAGGCTGGAGGCGAAGGAGCGAGCGGTGGTTGGGAGGGCCGAACGAGACATGGAGATGCTGGAGAAAGAcctggaggagctgaggaggagagacgaggagatcAGTCGGCTTCTGCAAACTGAGGACAACGCCCATTTCATACAG GCGGCTCCTCTGCTGTGCGTCCCTCTCACCACCAGTCGGCACGCCAGAGCCCTCAAGCTGCCCACAGAGGCTTTCAGCGGCGCCAGGAGAGTGCTGTGCCACCTCCGCACCCGCATGGAGGAGGTCTGCAGGGAGGAGGTGGACAAGATCAGCCGCGCAG TTAATGAGAACTACGTGTCTGGTGGAGAGTGTGTAAAAG TGCCGGTGTCGTTCCCTCTGTCCTCTTTGTCTCTGCACCCGGCTGATCAGAGGATGAGGGCAGTTTTCCTCAGGT TTTCATGTCGTCTGTCCTTGGACACTGATACAGCCCACCCTACTCTGGTTCTCCTGGAGGGACCCCAGGGTGCCCACTGTGGCGAGGAGCCCCAATCCTACCCCCCTCACCCCCAGCGCTTTGATTCAGTGGCCCAGGTCCTGTGCAGGGAGGGCCAGTTTGGTGGCGCTAACtactgggaggtggagtggagGGGCGGGGGATGGGTCGACATCGGTGTCACCTACCGAGGTATCGGACGCAAAGGTGGAGGAAAACCTTGCCTGCTGGGGCGCAACGAGAACTCTTGGCGGCTGAGGTGTACACACGCTGGATATGCTGCCTGGCATGACAACCGCAAGACCACGGTGGCTGCACCGCCCTGCCCCAGAATCGGCGTGTTCCTGGAACGCCAGAAAGGAGCGTTGTCCTTCTACAGCGTGTCAGACACGGTGGTGCTCCTGCACACCTTTCGTTGCCCATTCTCTCAGCCGCTGTACCCGGCCTTCCGCCTGGACCTAGACTCCACCCTGCTCATCTGCCCCCATGAGGGAGGCAATGGAAACCCAACCTAA
- the LOC122873443 gene encoding E3 ubiquitin/ISG15 ligase TRIM25-like isoform X1 — protein MAQANISVTESQFRCPVCLDILKDPVSTPCGHTYCMSCINNYWDQADSGQYSCPQCRETFSPRPVLRRNTVLAEVVDKLKLSEMVTAPELYLGGVGEVPCDFCPAESKLRALKSCLVCLASFCELHVLPHREVGTLRRHKLVSAVECLAERLCAQHRLGLEPAGSGSEVEWSGDCPLCEADQEEVHNVDAQRARRQLQLQESQRMVQGRTRSGERELEEFQQNLESLKVSASAVLEDSEALFADMALRLEKTKAEVRARLEAKERAVVGRAERDMEMLEKDLEELRRRDEEISRLLQTEDNAHFIQAAPLLCVPLTTSRHARALKLPTEAFSGARRVLCHLRTRMEEVCREEVDKISRAVNENYVSGGECVKGGRNLSAENSKPQHIQPALSAGQHTTGAVPVSFPLSSLSLHPADQRMRAVFLRFSCRLSLDTDTAHPTLVLLEGPQGAHCGEEPQSYPPHPQRFDSVAQVLCREGQFGGANYWEVEWRGGGWVDIGVTYRGIGRKGGGKPCLLGRNENSWRLRCTHAGYAAWHDNRKTTVAAPPCPRIGVFLERQKGALSFYSVSDTVVLLHTFRCPFSQPLYPAFRLDLDSTLLICPHEGGNGNPT, from the exons ATGGCCCAGGCGAACATCTCGGTGACGGAGAGTCAGTTCAGGTGTCCCGTCTGCCTGGACATCCTGAAGGACCCTGTGTCCACCCCCTGTGGACACACCTACTGCATGTCGTGTATCAACAACTACTGGGACCAGGCGGATTCGGGCCAGTACAGCTGCCCCCAGTGCCGGGAGACGTTCAGCCCTCGGCCGGTGCTGCGGAGGAACACGGTGCTCGCCGAGGTCGTCGACAAACTCAAGCTGAGCGAGATGGTCACGGCGCCGGAGCTTTACCTGGGGGGAGTCGGTGAAGTGCCGTGCGACTTCTGCCCGGCGGAGAGCAAGCTGAGGGCGCTCAAGTCGTGCCTGGTTTGCCTGGCGTCCTTCTGCGAGCTCCACGTCCTGCCGCACCGGGAGGTTGGCACGCTGCGGCGGCACAAGCTGGTGTCCGCGGTGGAGTGTTTGGCGGAGCGGCTGTGCGCCCAGCACCGCCTGGGTCTGGAGCCCGCGGGGAGCGGCTCCGAGGTGGAGTGGAGCGGGGACTGCCCGCTGTGCGAGGCGGACCAGGAGGAAGTGCACAATGTGGACGCCCAGAGAGCCAGGAGACAG ctccAGCTCCAGGAGTCTCAGAGGATGGTTCAGGGGAGGACAcggagtggagagagagagttggaggAGTTTCAACAAAACTTGGAGTCCCTcaag gtgtcaGCGTCGGCTGTTTTGGAGGACAGCGAAGCTCTGTTTGCAGACATGGCACTCCGCCTGGAGAAAACCAAGGCAGAG GTTCGAGCCAGGCTGGAGGCGAAGGAGCGAGCGGTGGTTGGGAGGGCCGAACGAGACATGGAGATGCTGGAGAAAGAcctggaggagctgaggaggagagacgaggagatcAGTCGGCTTCTGCAAACTGAGGACAACGCCCATTTCATACAG GCGGCTCCTCTGCTGTGCGTCCCTCTCACCACCAGTCGGCACGCCAGAGCCCTCAAGCTGCCCACAGAGGCTTTCAGCGGCGCCAGGAGAGTGCTGTGCCACCTCCGCACCCGCATGGAGGAGGTCTGCAGGGAGGAGGTGGACAAGATCAGCCGCGCAG TTAATGAGAACTACGTGTCTGGTGGAGAGTGTGTAAAAG GTGGCAGAAATCTCAGTGCGGAGAACTCCAAACCGCAGCATATACAACCAGCACTATCAGCAGGGCAACATACCACTGGGG CAGTGCCGGTGTCGTTCCCTCTGTCCTCTTTGTCTCTGCACCCGGCTGATCAGAGGATGAGGGCAGTTTTCCTCAGGT TTTCATGTCGTCTGTCCTTGGACACTGATACAGCCCACCCTACTCTGGTTCTCCTGGAGGGACCCCAGGGTGCCCACTGTGGCGAGGAGCCCCAATCCTACCCCCCTCACCCCCAGCGCTTTGATTCAGTGGCCCAGGTCCTGTGCAGGGAGGGCCAGTTTGGTGGCGCTAACtactgggaggtggagtggagGGGCGGGGGATGGGTCGACATCGGTGTCACCTACCGAGGTATCGGACGCAAAGGTGGAGGAAAACCTTGCCTGCTGGGGCGCAACGAGAACTCTTGGCGGCTGAGGTGTACACACGCTGGATATGCTGCCTGGCATGACAACCGCAAGACCACGGTGGCTGCACCGCCCTGCCCCAGAATCGGCGTGTTCCTGGAACGCCAGAAAGGAGCGTTGTCCTTCTACAGCGTGTCAGACACGGTGGTGCTCCTGCACACCTTTCGTTGCCCATTCTCTCAGCCGCTGTACCCGGCCTTCCGCCTGGACCTAGACTCCACCCTGCTCATCTGCCCCCATGAGGGAGGCAATGGAAACCCAACCTAA